The Macaca nemestrina isolate mMacNem1 chromosome 12, mMacNem.hap1, whole genome shotgun sequence genome contains a region encoding:
- the LOC105476395 gene encoding C-X-C chemokine receptor type 5 isoform X2 translates to MASFKAVFVPVAYSLIFLLGVIGNVLVLVILERHRQTRSSTETFLFHLAVADLLLVFILPFAVAEGSVGWVLGTFLCKTVIALHKVNFYCSSLLLACIAVDRYLAIVHAVHAYRHRRLLSIHITCGTIWLVGFLFALPEILFAKVSQAHPNNSLPRCTFSQENQAETHAWFTSRFLYHVAGFLLPMLVMGWCYVGVVHRLRQAQRRPQRQKAVRVAILVTSIFFLCWSPYHIVIFLDTLVRLKAVDNTCELNGSLPVAITMCEFLGLAHCCLNPMLYTFAGVKFRSDLSRLLTKLGCTGPASLCQLFPSWRKSSLSESENATSLTTF, encoded by the coding sequence ATGGCCTCCTTCAAGGCTGTGTTCGTGCCCGTGGCCTACAGCCTCATCTTCCTCCTGGGCGTGATCGGCAACGTCCTGGTGCTGGTGATCCTGGAGCGGCACCGGCAGACACGCAGCTCCACGGAGACCTTCCTGTTCCACCTGGCCGTGGCCGACCTCCTGCTGGTCTTCATCTTGCCCTTTGCCGTGGCCGAGGGCTCTGTGGGCTGGGTCCTGGGGACCTTCCTCTGCAAAACTGTGATTGCCTTGCACAAAGTCAACTTCTACTGCAGCAGCCTGCTCCTGGCCTGCATCGCCGTGGACCGTTACCTGGCCATTGTCCACGCCGTCCACGCCTACCGCCACCGCCGCCTCCTCTCCATCCACATCACCTGCGGGACCATCTGGCTGGTGGGCTTCCTCTTTGCCTTGCCAGAGATTCTCTTCGCCAAAGTCAGCCAAGCCCATCCCAACAACTCCCTGCCACGTTGCACCTTCTCCCAAGAGAACCAAGCCGAAACGCATGCCTGGTTCACCTCCCGATTCCTCTACCACGTGGCGGGATTCCTGCTGCCCATGCTGGTGATGGGCTGGTGCTACGTGGGGGTAGTGCACAGGTTGCGCCAGGCCCAGCGGCGCCCTCAGCGGCAGAAGGCAGTCAGGGTGGCCATCCTGGTGACGAGCATCTTCTTCCTCTGCTGGTCACCCTACCACATCGTCATCTTCCTGGACACCCTGGTGAGGCTGAAGGCTGTGGACAATACCTGCGAGCTAAATGGCTCTCTCCCCGTGGCCATCACCATGTGTGAgttcctgggcctggcccactgCTGCCTCAACCCCATGCTCTACACTTTTGCCGGCGTGAAGTTCCGCAGTGACCTGTCGAGGCTCCTGACCAAGCTGGG